The following are encoded in a window of Alphaproteobacteria bacterium genomic DNA:
- a CDS encoding DUF4376 domain-containing protein, which translates to MILIRRRKGGELASVETAEGYDLRKWEVLGPIPAGVDPMLAVHEGGAIVNNLQVPRAERWRQVKERRAAAELGGCMIAQGRIETSEASQRRLHTFVTQAIAQGEAFVPIAWKLADNRIAVLDAQAIVAAHLAAAGHVAACHARAQELREMIGAAGSIEEIVAVDVDQGWPG; encoded by the coding sequence GTGATCCTCATTCGCAGGCGCAAAGGCGGCGAGCTCGCCTCCGTCGAGACGGCCGAAGGTTACGATCTCCGAAAGTGGGAGGTGCTCGGGCCGATCCCCGCCGGCGTCGATCCGATGCTCGCCGTCCACGAGGGCGGCGCGATCGTCAACAATCTCCAGGTGCCCCGCGCCGAGCGCTGGCGCCAGGTCAAGGAGCGCCGCGCTGCGGCCGAGCTCGGCGGCTGCATGATCGCCCAGGGACGGATCGAGACGAGCGAGGCGAGCCAGCGCCGCCTTCACACCTTCGTCACTCAGGCGATCGCCCAGGGCGAGGCCTTCGTGCCGATCGCGTGGAAGTTGGCCGACAACAGGATCGCGGTCCTCGACGCGCAGGCGATCGTCGCGGCGCACCTCGCGGCCGCCGGTCACGTCGCCGCCTGCCATGCCCGCGCCCAGGAGCTGCGTGAGATGATCGGGGCCGCCGGGTCGATCGAGGAGATCGTGGCCGTCGACGTCGACCAGGGCTGGCCTGGCTAA